The following coding sequences are from one Arcobacter nitrofigilis DSM 7299 window:
- a CDS encoding AMIN domain-containing protein — MKSLPLFVTSLLMVASLEARENPFMPTKAYNDEVARLMEIDQNYPPEFMEKNQDIQTEDMTPILREGDVNKPAPTAVAKSEEEMKKEQMEKDAQIKKEKELQDALKKVETAKREAAIAKKEKDKAMQKAKELEERGPVVYVKPRATTEIMPDAAQTPTQNDTTMAVKSVDVLPFLKLEYSNDKMTLNTKYKIMKKFYIENEKKLIIDFKANVSFFTKNIVLDSTNFKKITVGNHGEEHFFRVVVEVNDMPSNYDVSFDDTLVYIVPKQ; from the coding sequence ATGAAATCTTTACCTTTATTTGTTACATCACTACTAATGGTTGCTTCTTTAGAAGCAAGGGAAAATCCGTTTATGCCAACAAAAGCATATAATGATGAAGTTGCAAGACTTATGGAAATAGACCAAAACTATCCACCTGAATTTATGGAGAAAAACCAAGATATTCAAACAGAAGACATGACTCCTATTTTAAGAGAGGGTGATGTAAATAAACCAGCTCCTACTGCTGTTGCAAAGAGTGAAGAAGAGATGAAAAAAGAGCAAATGGAAAAAGATGCTCAAATAAAAAAAGAAAAAGAGCTTCAAGATGCTCTTAAAAAAGTAGAAACTGCTAAAAGAGAAGCGGCTATTGCAAAAAAAGAAAAAGACAAAGCAATGCAAAAAGCAAAAGAACTTGAAGAAAGAGGTCCTGTAGTTTATGTTAAGCCAAGAGCTACAACAGAAATTATGCCAGATGCCGCCCAAACTCCTACTCAAAATGACACAACTATGGCTGTTAAAAGTGTAGATGTATTGCCATTTTTAAAACTTGAATACTCAAATGATAAAATGACATTAAATACAAAATACAAAATTATGAAAAAATTTTATATAGAAAATGAGAAGAAATTAATTATCGATTTTAAAGCAAATGTTTCATTTTTTACTAAAAACATAGTTTTGGACTCAACTAATTTCAAAAAAATAACTGTAGGAAATCATGGTGAAGAACACTTTTTCAGAGTTGTTGTTGAAGTAAATGATATGCCATCAAACTATGATGTTTCTTTTGATGACACTTTAGTTTATATTGTCCCTAAACAATAA
- a CDS encoding cation:proton antiporter translates to MTDEILIIITISTIIFISPLVSKFTKIPTVPVEIILGALAVYFSLIVEHTIFELVAELGFLYLMFLAGLEVDLRRIIDSDPKILKKSLVYNAILFSLSFLITWYFGLSNIFVVTLPLISIGMLAALKKEYGEEDWVSLSILIGLVGEIVSIIVLTAVSAGLELGFRWEFAKTMMLFTAFLIVLIIIYKIFHNLLWWYPEIKRYLMPEEDHQEQDIRVSMAIFFLLITIMIYLKLEVAFGAFIAGTFIKTFFEHNKALPTKLEHFGFGWLVPIFFIHVGTSFELQSLFHDGLFAKALMIVAAMIFIRLVASFLFMKDLKRGKFLLIGLSHSMPLTLLIAVITLAYHNHSITQFYYYAFILASILEVLIVMIIIKLLNNLLFRDNIN, encoded by the coding sequence ATGACAGATGAAATCCTAATAATTATTACAATCTCAACTATAATTTTTATATCTCCTTTGGTATCAAAATTTACTAAAATACCAACGGTTCCTGTTGAGATTATATTAGGTGCACTTGCTGTATATTTTTCACTTATTGTTGAGCATACTATTTTTGAACTAGTTGCAGAACTTGGATTTTTATATTTAATGTTTTTAGCAGGGCTTGAAGTTGATTTAAGAAGAATAATTGACTCAGACCCTAAGATTTTGAAAAAATCCCTTGTTTATAATGCTATATTATTCTCTTTGTCTTTTCTTATTACTTGGTATTTTGGATTAAGTAATATTTTTGTAGTAACACTTCCTTTGATCTCTATTGGAATGCTTGCAGCATTAAAAAAAGAGTATGGAGAAGAAGATTGGGTCTCTTTATCTATTCTAATAGGTTTAGTGGGAGAGATAGTTTCTATTATAGTTTTAACAGCAGTTTCTGCAGGTTTAGAGCTTGGGTTTAGATGGGAATTTGCAAAAACTATGATGTTATTTACAGCTTTTTTAATCGTACTTATAATCATATACAAGATATTTCATAATTTATTGTGGTGGTATCCTGAGATAAAAAGATATCTTATGCCAGAAGAAGATCATCAAGAGCAAGATATCCGTGTCTCTATGGCTATTTTCTTTTTATTAATTACCATAATGATTTACTTAAAACTTGAAGTTGCTTTTGGGGCATTTATTGCTGGAACTTTTATAAAAACATTTTTTGAGCATAATAAAGCACTTCCCACTAAATTGGAACATTTTGGTTTTGGATGGTTAGTTCCAATATTTTTTATTCATGTTGGTACTTCATTTGAATTACAATCTTTGTTTCATGATGGACTTTTTGCAAAAGCTTTAATGATTGTTGCAGCTATGATTTTTATACGACTTGTGGCATCATTTTTATTTATGAAGGATTTAAAGAGAGGAAAATTTCTTCTAATAGGACTTTCTCACTCAATGCCTCTTACTCTTTTAATAGCAGTAATAACTTTGGCATATCATAATCATAGTATTACGCAATTTTATTATTATGCATTTATATTAGCTTCTATCTTAGAAGTTCTAATTGTAATGATAATAATAAAATTATTAAATAATTTATTGTTTAGGGACAATATAAACTAA
- a CDS encoding biotin synthase, translating into MIENKENKEIFLCAICNIESGTCNEDCKFCTQSVKYKADILRYKRKEIEQIVQEAKRAKANNANGFCLVTAGKGLDDKRLKFVVEAAKAVKKENLGLILIACNGTASVEQLQTLKEAGVDAYNHNLETAEDYYPEIVTTHTWQERYQTCKNVKEVGLRLVCGGIFGLGETQEQRISMLESIASLEPMNVPLNFFHPNKALPIVENSVTREEAFELITLARKMVPNAMKIMVAGGRELMFGEEQYKIFEKGANAFVIGDYLTTAGKSPIEDMQELEKLGFRIKRERD; encoded by the coding sequence ATGATAGAGAATAAAGAAAATAAAGAAATATTTTTATGTGCTATTTGTAATATTGAAAGTGGTACATGTAATGAAGACTGTAAATTTTGTACACAAAGTGTAAAATATAAAGCAGATATTCTAAGATATAAAAGAAAAGAGATAGAGCAAATTGTACAAGAAGCAAAAAGAGCAAAAGCAAATAATGCCAATGGATTTTGTCTAGTAACTGCTGGAAAAGGTTTAGATGACAAGAGACTAAAGTTTGTTGTTGAAGCTGCAAAGGCTGTAAAAAAAGAGAATTTAGGGCTTATCTTAATTGCCTGTAATGGAACTGCAAGTGTTGAGCAGCTGCAAACACTAAAAGAAGCAGGTGTTGATGCTTATAATCATAACTTAGAAACAGCAGAAGATTATTATCCTGAGATTGTTACAACTCATACTTGGCAAGAGAGATACCAAACATGTAAAAATGTAAAAGAAGTAGGACTAAGACTTGTATGTGGTGGAATCTTTGGTCTTGGTGAGACTCAAGAACAAAGAATATCTATGCTTGAATCAATTGCATCATTGGAGCCTATGAATGTGCCTTTAAACTTTTTTCATCCAAATAAGGCTTTACCAATTGTCGAAAATAGTGTTACAAGAGAAGAAGCATTTGAATTAATTACGCTAGCTAGAAAAATGGTTCCCAATGCTATGAAAATCATGGTTGCTGGTGGAAGAGAACTAATGTTTGGTGAAGAACAATATAAAATCTTCGAAAAAGGTGCAAATGCCTTTGTTATTGGAGATTATTTAACAACTGCTGGAAAATCTCCAATTGAAGATATGCAAGAACTTGAAAAGTTAGGCTTTAGGATAAAAAGAGAAAGAGATTAA
- a CDS encoding metallophosphoesterase family protein has translation MKVAVLSDSHNKVDLTKEAIDFLKSQGAQYLVHAGDLCLKENLELLKESSLPYVCVYGNNDNSLVRLSNEYKIENEPYLFKIEDVKFKLMHLPFYLNADSDVIIFGHTHMFESEYKEGTLFLNPGEICAREKPLSECVLLEINPNEYIINYYSRNINEKEFLKKEIRYDRE, from the coding sequence TTGAAAGTAGCAGTTCTTTCTGATAGTCACAATAAAGTTGATTTGACAAAAGAAGCTATTGATTTTCTAAAATCACAGGGTGCACAGTACTTAGTACATGCAGGTGATTTATGTTTGAAAGAAAACTTAGAATTGCTAAAAGAGTCATCTTTACCTTATGTATGTGTATATGGTAATAATGATAACTCTTTAGTTCGTCTTTCAAATGAGTATAAAATAGAAAATGAACCTTATTTATTCAAAATTGAAGATGTAAAGTTTAAACTTATGCACCTACCTTTTTATCTAAATGCAGATAGTGATGTAATCATTTTTGGACATACTCATATGTTTGAAAGTGAATATAAAGAGGGAACTTTGTTTTTAAATCCTGGTGAAATATGTGCTAGAGAAAAACCTTTGAGTGAGTGTGTATTGTTGGAAATTAACCCAAATGAGTATATAATTAATTATTACTCAAGAAATATTAATGAAAAAGAATTTTTAAAAAAAGAGATAAGATATGATAGAGAATAA
- the topA gene encoding type I DNA topoisomerase, which produces MKNLVIVESPAKAKTISKFLGSEYKVMASMGHVRDLPKSKLGFDPADNFKPQYLISTDKRKVIADLKKEITKDTTIYLAADEDREGEAIAWHLIPALKVEKNPLKRIVFHEITKGAILKALENPREVNQNLVDAQQARRILDRAVGYELSPLLWKKVRYGLSAGRVQSVAVRIIVDRENEIRAFIPEEFWKIKADFINPQLNTELAKIDGKVKKIKNEQEAKVIEASINQGEFELFDIDESESKRNPAAPFTTSTLQQEASRKLGYSVKQTMVIAQQLYEGNIQNIPNHTGGLITYMRTDSLNLSTVATSAAKEVIEKTYGAEYSLKSPRVYKSKAKGAQEAHEAIRPVDLSLKPSMIKAYVDNAQFRLYSLIWKRTLATQMQTAKIANTTYKISAGKDKEYEFQVKGQRIIFPGFMKVYTEGSDNPESALDSSEKILPSIKVGTKLDLEKLDLEQNFTKPPARYTEASLVKKLESEGIGRPSTYAPTISTIQAREYITKSEDKKLIPTPTGEIVNSFLTDHFPNILDLGFTAKVEEEFDDIADGKIAWQQVMKDFYGDFKKTIDEKEESVNKEDYLQIREIGTDPKSGKPVSARVGRFGPFVQIGTKDDEEKPLFVAIPAHLNMDTITMDEAMFLFTLPRVVGQTADGEDIKANIGRFGPYLQVKTKYYSLKEDDPYKIELPRALELIKQIDEEKAKATIKNFEKEKIQVLDGRYGPYIKQGRKNYKIPKGKDAASLELEDCLSIIENDSKTSKRAPAKKTAAAKTTTKTATKKAPAKKAPVKKTTTKKTTAKKEK; this is translated from the coding sequence GTGAAAAATTTAGTTATCGTCGAATCACCAGCAAAAGCAAAAACAATTTCAAAATTCTTAGGATCAGAGTATAAAGTTATGGCATCTATGGGCCATGTAAGAGACTTACCAAAGTCAAAACTAGGGTTTGACCCAGCTGATAACTTTAAACCTCAATATCTGATTTCCACGGATAAAAGAAAAGTAATTGCTGATTTGAAAAAAGAGATAACAAAAGATACAACTATCTACCTCGCAGCCGATGAGGATAGGGAGGGAGAAGCTATTGCTTGGCATCTTATTCCTGCACTTAAAGTTGAAAAAAACCCACTAAAAAGAATAGTATTTCATGAGATTACAAAGGGTGCAATTCTAAAAGCCTTAGAAAATCCAAGGGAAGTGAATCAAAACTTGGTTGATGCCCAACAAGCAAGAAGAATCTTAGATAGAGCTGTTGGATATGAACTTTCACCATTATTATGGAAAAAAGTTAGATATGGTCTTAGTGCTGGAAGAGTTCAAAGTGTTGCTGTTAGAATAATAGTTGATAGAGAGAATGAAATTAGAGCTTTTATTCCAGAAGAGTTTTGGAAAATAAAAGCTGATTTTATAAATCCTCAATTAAATACTGAATTAGCAAAAATCGATGGAAAAGTAAAAAAAATCAAAAATGAACAAGAAGCAAAAGTAATTGAAGCTTCAATAAATCAAGGTGAATTTGAACTTTTTGATATCGATGAAAGTGAAAGTAAAAGAAATCCAGCAGCTCCTTTTACAACTTCTACCCTACAACAAGAAGCAAGTAGAAAACTTGGATATTCTGTAAAACAAACAATGGTAATAGCACAACAACTATATGAAGGAAATATTCAAAACATTCCAAATCATACTGGTGGTTTGATTACATATATGAGAACAGACTCTTTAAATCTTTCAACAGTTGCTACAAGTGCAGCTAAAGAAGTGATTGAGAAAACCTATGGAGCGGAATATAGCCTAAAAAGCCCAAGAGTGTACAAATCAAAAGCTAAAGGGGCACAAGAGGCTCACGAGGCTATTAGACCTGTTGATTTAAGTTTAAAACCAAGTATGATAAAAGCTTATGTTGATAATGCTCAATTTAGACTTTATAGTCTTATTTGGAAAAGAACACTTGCTACTCAAATGCAAACTGCAAAAATAGCAAATACTACATATAAAATAAGTGCAGGAAAAGATAAAGAGTATGAATTTCAAGTTAAGGGACAAAGAATTATTTTCCCTGGATTTATGAAAGTTTATACAGAAGGAAGTGATAATCCTGAATCTGCACTTGATAGTAGTGAAAAAATATTACCATCAATTAAAGTTGGAACAAAATTAGATTTAGAAAAATTAGATTTAGAACAAAACTTTACAAAACCACCAGCAAGATATACAGAAGCTTCACTGGTTAAAAAACTAGAAAGTGAAGGAATTGGAAGACCATCAACTTATGCTCCTACAATTTCTACTATTCAAGCAAGAGAGTATATAACTAAATCAGAAGATAAAAAACTTATACCTACACCAACTGGTGAAATTGTAAATTCGTTTTTAACAGATCACTTTCCTAATATCTTAGACTTAGGATTTACGGCAAAAGTTGAAGAAGAGTTTGATGATATTGCAGATGGAAAAATTGCTTGGCAACAAGTGATGAAGGACTTCTATGGGGATTTCAAAAAAACTATTGATGAAAAAGAAGAGAGCGTAAATAAAGAAGATTATTTACAAATAAGAGAAATAGGAACTGATCCAAAATCTGGAAAACCTGTAAGTGCAAGAGTTGGAAGATTTGGACCATTTGTTCAAATTGGAACAAAAGATGATGAAGAAAAACCTCTTTTCGTAGCGATTCCAGCTCATCTAAATATGGATACGATTACTATGGATGAAGCGATGTTTTTATTTACTCTTCCAAGAGTTGTAGGACAAACTGCTGATGGTGAAGATATTAAAGCAAATATTGGAAGATTTGGTCCATATTTACAAGTAAAAACAAAATATTATTCATTAAAAGAAGATGATCCATATAAAATTGAGTTGCCAAGAGCTTTAGAGTTAATAAAACAAATCGATGAAGAAAAAGCAAAGGCTACCATTAAAAATTTTGAAAAAGAAAAAATTCAAGTTCTTGATGGAAGATATGGACCTTATATCAAACAAGGTAGAAAAAATTATAAAATACCAAAAGGCAAAGATGCTGCATCTTTAGAGTTGGAAGATTGTCTAAGTATTATTGAAAATGATTCTAAAACTTCAAAAAGAGCACCAGCTAAAAAAACAGCTGCTGCAAAGACAACGACAAAAACAGCAACAAAAAAAGCTCCTGCGAAGAAAGCTCCTGTAAAAAAGACAACAACAAAGAAAACAACTGCTAAAAAAGAGAAATAA
- a CDS encoding UDP-N-acetylmuramate dehydrogenase produces MKNYTKSIDFSKYSSIHIGPTVEVLVINEIGDYSKYQIIGRANNLLVSNTPPKFAVLGEEFDYIRQVDDKLYVGCATKSGKLLSYAKRNNLANFEFLGKLPGNLGGLIKMNAGLKEWEIFNYIDSIKTKDGYIKKEDVQYGYRYTNIDTIVYELVFNISSGYSKEMNELFSKMRDNQPQAPSAGSCFKNPTGDSAGRLIEQVGLKGFNKNGMSFSKVHANFLVNDGDGTFEDAIYLINLAKERVKTEFNIDLQTEVIIF; encoded by the coding sequence ATGAAGAACTACACAAAGAGCATCGACTTTTCAAAATATTCATCAATTCATATAGGACCAACAGTAGAGGTGTTGGTTATAAATGAGATAGGAGATTATAGTAAGTATCAAATAATTGGTCGTGCAAATAATCTTTTAGTCTCAAATACTCCTCCTAAATTTGCAGTTTTAGGTGAAGAATTTGATTATATTAGACAAGTTGATGATAAGCTTTATGTTGGATGTGCTACAAAATCTGGTAAACTTTTATCTTATGCAAAAAGAAATAATCTAGCAAATTTTGAATTTCTTGGAAAACTTCCTGGAAATCTTGGGGGCTTGATTAAGATGAATGCAGGTTTAAAAGAGTGGGAAATTTTTAATTACATTGATTCTATTAAGACAAAAGATGGATATATTAAAAAAGAAGATGTACAATACGGATATAGATATACAAATATAGATACTATAGTTTATGAACTTGTATTTAACATATCAAGTGGATATAGTAAAGAGATGAATGAACTATTTTCTAAAATGAGAGACAATCAACCACAAGCTCCAAGTGCGGGAAGCTGTTTTAAAAATCCAACAGGAGATAGTGCTGGAAGATTGATTGAACAAGTTGGATTAAAAGGGTTTAATAAGAATGGAATGTCTTTTTCAAAAGTACATGCTAATTTTTTAGTAAATGATGGTGATGGAACTTTTGAAGATGCAATTTATTTGATAAATCTAGCAAAAGAAAGAGTAAAAACAGAGTTTAATATTGATTTACAAACAGAGGTAATAATTTTTTAG
- a CDS encoding menaquinone biosynthesis family protein, which produces MRKISVAHSPDADDIFMYYAIKFGWVTPKDTLFENIADDIESLNQATLNGVYDICAISFALYPFVKDDYALLKTAVSFGNGYGPKLVKKKETKLKKNFKVALSGEYTTNGLLFRIAYPDARITYMNFLDIEQAVIDGTVDAGVLIHESILNYDDSLEVEREIWDIWQELAGKDLPLPLGGMCLRRSIPLNYAIDYENTLIKAVHVANKNKKILSDMLLERNLIRVDASTLDKYLDLYANDDSISLSELQYDALDKLYELGYKHGFYNSLVKSREFLIPSEYEELRNK; this is translated from the coding sequence TTGAGAAAAATTAGTGTTGCACATTCACCGGATGCAGATGATATTTTTATGTATTATGCTATAAAATTTGGTTGGGTTACTCCAAAAGATACTCTATTTGAAAATATAGCAGATGATATTGAGAGTTTAAACCAAGCAACTTTAAATGGTGTATATGATATTTGTGCAATCTCTTTTGCTCTATACCCTTTTGTAAAAGATGATTATGCACTTTTAAAAACTGCGGTTTCATTTGGTAATGGTTATGGACCAAAATTAGTAAAGAAAAAAGAGACAAAATTAAAGAAAAACTTCAAAGTAGCTCTAAGTGGTGAATATACAACTAATGGACTTCTATTTAGAATTGCTTATCCAGATGCTAGAATTACTTATATGAACTTTTTAGATATAGAACAAGCTGTAATTGATGGAACTGTTGATGCGGGTGTTTTAATTCATGAGTCAATTTTAAATTATGATGATAGTTTGGAAGTAGAACGTGAGATTTGGGATATTTGGCAAGAGCTAGCTGGAAAAGATTTACCTCTTCCCCTTGGTGGAATGTGTTTAAGAAGATCAATCCCACTAAATTATGCAATTGATTATGAAAATACTTTGATAAAAGCAGTTCATGTCGCGAATAAAAATAAAAAAATACTTTCAGATATGTTATTAGAGAGAAACCTAATAAGGGTTGATGCTTCAACACTTGATAAGTATTTAGACCTTTATGCAAATGATGACTCTATAAGTTTAAGTGAGCTTCAATATGATGCCTTAGATAAACTATATGAACTAGGGTATAAACATGGCTTCTATAATAGTCTTGTAAAATCAAGAGAATTCTTAATTCCAAGTGAATATGAAGAACTTCGTAATAAGTAA
- a CDS encoding EF-hand domain-containing protein — MKACKLVLGFLAVATLVSTLNATDYTQRGPSNFEEYDTNNDGFVSESEFYDLRAKKMEAKANQGMRMKNAANAPSFESFDTNGDKKLSKAELLEGQMKNMKQNMNQKGMGNKMNSGQGMNKGQGMGKGMNNSNQ, encoded by the coding sequence ATGAAAGCATGTAAATTAGTCCTTGGATTTTTAGCAGTGGCAACATTAGTTTCAACACTAAATGCTACTGATTATACACAAAGAGGCCCTTCAAATTTCGAAGAATATGACACAAATAATGATGGTTTTGTATCTGAATCTGAATTTTATGATTTAAGAGCAAAAAAAATGGAAGCAAAAGCAAATCAAGGTATGAGAATGAAAAATGCAGCAAATGCTCCAAGCTTTGAAAGTTTTGACACAAATGGCGATAAAAAGCTAAGTAAAGCAGAACTTTTAGAAGGTCAAATGAAGAACATGAAACAAAACATGAATCAAAAAGGAATGGGGAATAAAATGAACTCTGGTCAAGGAATGAACAAAGGTCAAGGTATGGGAAAAGGAATGAATAATTCCAACCAATAA
- the nuoN gene encoding NADH-quinone oxidoreductase subunit NuoN translates to MIPAISIDFANLNIQTLVPMSIAIVGALVILCIDLVNKKLDKSLYIMLTVLFLIVDLAGVISYNGDVRGMFDLMMVDGISILAQAIMIIASILFILLSFTKQRFNEQRYPEFYALYLFMIAGFQFMVSSDSLILIFVGLETASMALYTIIAMHNRANAIEAAIKYFTMGALSAAFFAFGSMIFYAVTGTVEFGKISEVLFTSDFENYPLILIGVVFILSALGFKLSLVPFHVWVADIYEGSTASLAGFMSIVPKIAGFVVALRFFEIFVSSGNMFVEAILIGIIVLTMTIPNVIALLQKDINRMLAYSSISNAGFAMAAIMIGTTQATTAMFLYWILFSVTNLGAFAMLWLNRNKDYHTFSTDHALEKYAGLIKISPMTAVIFGLFLLSLAGIPPFALFWGKMYLLGAAINAGYMVLALIMALNSAIAAYYYLRPIVYMFLKEPSVEGIKFMVNATTTSKVIVASCAVFMILSIFFIQNILETISYYIQIAGY, encoded by the coding sequence ATGATACCAGCTATTTCAATTGATTTTGCAAATTTAAATATTCAAACTTTGGTTCCTATGTCAATTGCCATTGTAGGGGCTTTAGTTATTTTATGTATAGATTTGGTAAATAAAAAGCTTGATAAGTCTTTGTATATCATGTTAACAGTTCTGTTTTTAATAGTAGATTTAGCAGGCGTGATAAGTTACAATGGTGATGTAAGAGGTATGTTTGATTTGATGATGGTGGATGGTATTTCGATTCTTGCCCAAGCAATTATGATAATTGCTTCGATTTTATTTATTTTATTATCATTTACAAAACAAAGATTTAATGAACAAAGATATCCAGAATTTTATGCCTTGTATTTGTTTATGATTGCAGGTTTCCAATTTATGGTAAGTTCTGATTCTTTGATTCTTATATTTGTCGGACTTGAAACTGCCTCAATGGCACTTTATACAATTATTGCTATGCACAATAGAGCAAATGCAATAGAAGCAGCTATAAAATACTTTACAATGGGTGCCTTATCAGCAGCTTTTTTTGCCTTTGGGTCAATGATTTTTTATGCTGTAACTGGAACAGTAGAGTTTGGTAAGATTTCAGAAGTACTTTTTACAAGTGATTTTGAAAATTATCCTCTTATTTTAATTGGAGTTGTATTTATTTTATCTGCTTTAGGATTTAAACTTTCACTTGTACCTTTTCATGTTTGGGTTGCAGATATTTATGAAGGTTCAACAGCTTCACTTGCAGGGTTCATGTCAATTGTTCCAAAAATAGCAGGTTTTGTTGTAGCTTTAAGATTTTTTGAGATATTTGTCTCTTCTGGAAATATGTTTGTGGAAGCTATTTTAATAGGAATTATTGTTTTAACAATGACTATTCCAAATGTGATAGCATTACTACAAAAAGATATAAATAGAATGTTAGCATATTCTTCAATTTCAAATGCAGGTTTTGCAATGGCTGCCATTATGATAGGTACAACACAAGCAACAACTGCTATGTTTTTATATTGGATTTTGTTTTCAGTTACAAATCTTGGTGCTTTTGCAATGTTATGGCTAAATAGAAATAAAGATTATCATACTTTTAGTACAGACCATGCTTTAGAAAAATATGCTGGACTTATTAAAATATCTCCTATGACTGCTGTTATTTTTGGTTTATTTTTACTCTCACTTGCTGGGATTCCTCCTTTTGCACTATTTTGGGGGAAAATGTATCTTTTAGGTGCAGCTATTAATGCTGGATATATGGTATTGGCTCTTATTATGGCTTTAAACTCAGCTATTGCAGCTTATTATTATCTAAGACCAATAGTTTACATGTTCTTAAAAGAACCAAGTGTTGAGGGAATAAAATTTATGGTAAATGCTACAACTACTAGTAAAGTGATTGTTGCCTCTTGTGCAGTGTTTATGATTCTTTCAATATTCTTTATTCAAAATATACTTGAAACTATCTCTTATTATATTCAAATAGCTGGATATTAA